A portion of the Roseofilum capinflatum BLCC-M114 genome contains these proteins:
- a CDS encoding Uma2 family endonuclease — translation MMPSIVETTGEQQLILPGCHNWQQFKTMQIWVEEIPGLKVRYVDGYIQFMTTSREHERIKKLIAILLEVYFFEMGIPFFPVGNATCEAEERGASFSPDESYCFGEDKEYPDLAIEVVLTSAGIDKLEKYRRFSIPEVWFWQNDRHHIN, via the coding sequence ATGATGCCATCTATTGTAGAGACAACCGGCGAACAACAGCTTATCCTTCCTGGATGTCACAATTGGCAGCAGTTCAAAACTATGCAAATCTGGGTAGAAGAGATCCCTGGTTTAAAGGTTCGTTATGTCGATGGCTATATTCAGTTTATGACCACCAGCCGAGAACACGAACGGATTAAGAAATTAATTGCGATTTTATTAGAAGTCTATTTCTTTGAGATGGGGATTCCTTTTTTCCCCGTCGGGAATGCCACCTGCGAAGCCGAAGAACGAGGTGCTTCATTTAGTCCCGATGAATCCTATTGTTTTGGAGAAGATAAAGAATATCCCGATTTAGCCATTGAAGTGGTTTTAACGAGCGCTGGCATTGATAAGCTAGAAAAGTATCGCAGATTCAGTATCCCAGAGGTTTGGTTTTGGCAAAACGATCGCCATCATATCAATTAA
- a CDS encoding TIGR00725 family protein, with translation MTKTIIGIMGPGTGASQRDLEHAYTLGQLIAQNGWILLTGGRNAGVMAAASQGAKSAQGLTIGILPTADKTGISNAVDIAILTDLGNARNNINVLSSDVVIACGMGLGTASEVALALKNQKSVILLTDNRQAYPFFAQFSPNLVYPVDSPEAAISQVKQCL, from the coding sequence ATGACAAAAACCATTATTGGCATTATGGGCCCGGGTACAGGAGCCAGTCAACGGGATCTCGAACATGCCTATACCCTCGGTCAACTGATTGCCCAAAACGGTTGGATTTTACTCACCGGGGGGCGAAATGCGGGAGTCATGGCAGCCGCGTCTCAGGGGGCGAAATCTGCTCAGGGACTCACCATCGGCATTCTACCAACTGCGGATAAAACTGGCATTTCCAACGCGGTTGATATTGCCATTCTTACGGATTTAGGCAATGCCCGCAATAACATTAATGTTCTCTCTTCTGATGTGGTGATTGCCTGCGGAATGGGACTCGGAACTGCTTCCGAGGTTGCCCTGGCTCTGAAAAATCAAAAATCGGTGATTCTCTTAACGGATAACCGCCAAGCCTACCCTTTTTTTGCCCAATTTTCCCCTAATTTAGTTTATCCTGTAGATTCTCCAGAAGCGGCCATTTCCCAAGTGAAACAGTGTCTTTAA